Within Mycobacterium heckeshornense, the genomic segment GCGGCGCTGAGGCTGCACAACACGAATCGCCCCTGACGCGTAAGCGGCGTGATCGGTGATCCTCACCAAGGCACCTGCGCGGCAACGGTTTCGGGCAGGGCCTTCGATTGGAGAGGAAAACCGAGAAGATGTCGTTGGAGGAGCACAAGCGCCGCGAGCGAGCCCAAGCAATCGGGTTGTTCCGCTATCAGCTGATCTGTCCGGCCCTAGATGCGGGGTTATCGACCAAGCAGCGCGGCAAGCTGGTGCGCCAGATCGCCGCCGGTACCCATAGCGACCCATTCGGCAATCAGGTGCGGATCTCGCGGGAGACGCTGGACCGTTGGATCCGCCGCTACCGGTCCGGCGGGTTCGAGGCGCTGGTGCCCGCGCCGCGCCGGCTGGCCGCGCGTACCGACGCGCAGGTGCTGGAGCTGGCCGCGTCGCTCAAGCGGGAGAATCCGACCCGCACCGCCACACAGGTGGCTCGGATCCTGCGCACCGCGACCGGGTGGGCGCCCTCGGAGTCCACCTTGCTACGCCATTTTCACCGGCTGGAGTTGATGGGCCCGGCCACCGGCGAGCTACCCGGGGTGTTCGGCCGGTTCGAGGCCGCCGACCCCAATGAGCTGTGGTGCGGCGATGCTCTGCACGGCCCGCGGGTTGGCGACCGCAAGACCTACCTTTTCGCCTTCATCGACGATCACTCTCGGTTGTTGGCCGGCTACCGGTTTGGCTTCGCCGAAGACACCGTGCGCTTGGCCGCAGCGTTGCGCCCCGCACTGGCTGCCCACGGGGTGCCTGGCTCGGTCTATGTCGATAACGGCTCGGCGTTTTGTGACGCCTGGTTGTTGCGGGCATGTGCGAAACTCGGGGTGCGCCTTGTTCATTCCCAACCAGGTCGGCCTCAAGGTCGGGGCAAGATCGAACGATTCTTTCGCACCGTACGCGAACAATTCCTGGTGGAGGTGACTGACACCAGCACCGAAGACCTCGCTGCCGCCGGGGTCGATCACGCCACCGCGTTGTTGGAGCTTAACCGGCTGTTCGTCGCCTGGGTGGAAACCGAATATCACCGCCGCACCCATACCGAGACCGGGCAAAGCCCGCTGGATCGGTGGGAGGCCGGCTGGGACCGGCTCGGGCGGACCCCGGCCATGCCGACCGCCGATGATTTGACCGAGGCGTTTTTGTGGTCCGAATACCGCGTGGTGACCAAGACCGCCACCGTGTCGCTGCACGCTAACACCTACCAGGTCGACGCGGCCCTGGTTGGGCGCAAGGTGGAGCTGGTGTTCTCCCCATTCGACCTGGAAACCGTCGAAGTCCGCTACCGCGACAAGAGTTTCGGCAAAGCCCTGCCGCACAGCATCTCTCGCCACACCCACCCCAAGGCCAAACCGGAAACACCCGAGCTCGAGCCGCCGGCAGCGACGGGGATCGACTATTTGGCGCTGACCGCCGCCGCTCACCACGAGCAGCTACGCCGCGACGAACGCATCGGCTATCACGCCCTCTACGGCCAGGACAGCGAGATTGCCGGCCAGCTATCCCTCGACGACCTTGCACCCAGCGGCGACGCCGATCACGATGGTGAGGTGTCGGCGTGAGTATCCAACGGCTGCAATCACATTGGGGATTCACCCGGATGCCGTTCGGACGTGACCTGGCGCCAGCCATGCTGCACCGCCATAGCGGCCACGGTGAGGCGGTCGCCCGCATCACCTGGTGTGTGGACCAGCGTGCGATCGGAGTGATCACCGGCGAGGTCGGCGCGGGCAAGACCGTGGCCGTGCGGGCGGCCACCGCCAACCTGGATCCGTCTCGGCACGTGTTCATCTACCTGGCCAACCCCACCATCGGGGTGCGCGGCATGCTCACCCACATCGTGGCCGCGCTCGGGCACACCCCCGCCTATCACAAATCAGCCCTGGCCCCCCAAGCCGCCGAGGCGCTGGCCACCGAACACGCCGAACGGGGCCGCAATCCCGTGCTGGTCGTCGATGAGGCCCACCTACTCGATAACCACCAGCTCGAAGCGATCCGGCTCTTGACCAACCACGAGATGGACAGTGGATCCCCGTTCGCCGTCGTGCTCATCGGCCAACCCAGCCTGCGCCACCGGCTCCGGCTCGGGGTGCTCGCCGCGTTAGATCAGCGCATCGCAGTCCGCTACACCATCGCCGGGATGAACGGCGCCGACACCGCCGACTACATCCGCCATCACTGCAAAATCGCCGGACGCTCCGACACCCTCTTCTCCGAGGACGCCATCGGGCTGATCCACAACGCCTCCCGCGGTCACCCCCGCGCGGTCAACAACCTGGCCCTGCACGCGCTGACCGCCGCGTTCGCCGCCGATCACGCCATCGTCGACGAAAAGGCCGCTCGCATCGCGATCAGCGAAACCGCCGCGGACTGAACCTGATTCACGTCAACACGACCAGCACCGCATCAACCCGACCAGCACTCCGTCACCACGCCCACCACGGCCCCGCTCACCACACCGAGCGGGGCCGTTCTCATCATCGGATCGTCGTCAACATCGATGACGCCCTCATCGTCATCTTCAGCGACGCGCAACAATCAGCGCGAAGTGGGGAATCTTCTGACCTTTCCGTGGGTGTGGTTTCATGTTGCTCGTCCGGGTAGTACGGAGCAGAGTCCGCCTCGGGTGAGCAGGGCCATGGCGATCAGCGCGTCGAGGCTATGAAACCCATAGGCGCGCTTGGTCAATGCCCGTAGGTGGTTGTTGGTGGCCTCGGCGCGGGCGTTGGACAGGCCGTGGTCGAGGGTGTTGAGGATGAGGCTGCGGTAGCGGCGGATGGTTCGGGCCAGGGCGACGAACTCGGGGATGCGCGAGTGCGACGCCCACGACAGCCACCCGGCCAGCAGCTGTCGCCCGGCTTGGCCTTTGAGCCGAAACAGTTCGCACAGTTGCTCTTTGAGCAGATAGGCCCGATACAGCGTGCTGTTGGTGGCGGCGATGGTCGCCAGCCTCCAAACGTGTCCAAGACGCCCACGCGTGGCTGGGTATTTTCGACCGGCTTTGGCTCATTAACTCAAACGCAAAACAACCCCGTCTGCGGTGGGGGCCTCTCGGCTGAGGGGTTGGACTCGGTGGCGTTGATGGTGGCGGCTGAGCCCTGCATGGCCGAGTTGGTGGATCGGTGGGCGCCCGGGCGGGTGATGATCAACGCCTACGGCCCGACCGAGACCACGATGTGTGTGGCGATCAGCGCCCCATTGGCGGCGGGATCGGGGGTGCCGCCGATCGGTGCGCCGGTGTCCGGTGCGGCGTTGTTTGTGCTCGATGGCTGGTTGCGTCCGGTGCCGGCCGGGTGTGGTCGGGGAGTTGTATGTGGCCGGTGCCGGGGTGGGGTGCGGGTATTGGCGGCGGGCCGGGTTGACCGGGTCGCGGTTTGTGGCGTGTCCGTTCGGGGGCCGGGGGCGCGGATGTATCGCACCGGGGATCTGGTGCGGTGGGCGCGGATGGCCAGCTGGTGTATGTGGGGCGCGCCGATGAGCAGGTCAAGATCCGCGGCTATCGCATCGAATGCGGTGAAAATATGGTTTGATATGGCGTGGACCGCGTTGTGACCCCGCAGCTGCGCCGCCCGTTGAGCCCGCAGGAACGGTGGTACTGGATCGCCGATCAGCTCTCGCCGCTCAACGTTGTTGCGCGAGTGCGTCTTCATGGGCAAATCTCGCATGACCTGCTCGAAGCGGCGGCGGCTGCGCTGGCCGCCGAATACCCGGTACTGCGGGTAGCGATCACGACCGACGCCGACGGAACCAATCCCTCTTTCCTGCCGTCCGCGCGGCCGATCGACATCCGCACGGTGAGGGGTGACGACGCCGAATGGCAACGGCAGGTCGACAGCTACGAGCTGGCCACGTCACTGAACTGGCACACCGGTCCGCTGGTCCGTATTGTGCACGTGGCGGGGAACTCCGGCGACGTGCACGATCTGGTGTTGACCGGGTCGCATATCGTTGCCGACGGTTTCACGGTGATTTGGTTGATGTTCAGACTGCTCGAGCACGCCGACCGCCTGGACCGGTCACCTGGCGACACCCAGACGATCTCACGGTCGGCGGTCGGCGCCCCCGAAGACCGGTTGCCCGCCCGCTATCGCGGTGTCCGGGGCATCGCCAGGATCGCGAGCAGCGTTATCGCCGACGGGCTCGCCACTGCGATCACCCGGCCGCGACGGCTGCGACCGGAGACACCCGTCCCGGCGTCCCAGCGCCGGACCAGACTGTTGTGCCGTAACCTGTCAGGCAGTCAGCTGGATGCACTGATCGGCCGTTGCCATGCCGAAGGTGTCACCGTAACCGGCGCACTGGTGGCGGCGATGGCGATGGCGATCGGACCGGTAGTCGCGCAGAAAGATTCGGGCTGGATAGGGATCACATCACCGGTCGACACCCGCGCCGCAGCGGTTCCCCCGGTTCCCTTCGACGAAGCAGGTGCCTTCGTGTCCTCGTTGACGTCGATCGTGCGCTTCGGCGGTGGCCGGGATCTGTGGTCGATCGCCCAGCAGGTCAACCGGTCGATGCGTCGACGCATCCGATTCGGTCAGCATCTCGCGGAGCAGAACGCTGTGCGGTATGTGTGCCCCGCGTCGCTCGACACCAGCGATCGCGCCATTCGCCTGATGGAACGCCTCGGTGTTACCTCCAATGTTTGCCTGACGAACGTCGGTCGCCTCGACTTCCTCCCAGCGCGCATCGGCGAATGGTCCCTGTCCGGCGGGCAGGGCGCGGGTAGCCTATCAATCGGCGGCTACCTTATGGCGGCGGCCGGTACCGTCCATGGCCAATTATTTTGGAATTTCACGTATATCGACGACGTTGTGTCACAGCCGACCGCGCAGAAGTTCGCGGACGATGCGGTGGCGACACTGCTTGACGCACTTGACTAAGCTAAGCCTTGATCCACCGACGGGTTGAGTTGAGTGGTGTCTGGATTCGTTGATCTTGATCCTCTGGTTGTGGGCGTGAAGTAACTGCTGGTGTGCCCAGCTTTTCCTATGGTCTCCGGTCGGGCCGTTATCGGCGGAGTGGTCAGGCTGTTTCGGGCAGTGGTGGTGAGCGTCCAATCGTGTTGTGCCATAGCGCAAGCCAGTGTTTCGACCATGGCCAGTGGGTGGGCAGATGCAGGACTGGGCGGCGTTGGGGCCGGGCCAGCCGGGCTGGGACGGTGATGATCTTGCGGCGTAGCGTCGATCCCCGAGCCCGGGCGTGTTGGTTACCGGCGAGCACGCGGGCGGCGCGCAGCAGCAGGCTGCCGGCCTGGTGATTGAGACCGGTCGGCCGGTGGCTCATGTGGCGGCTGAGATTGGTGTGGGTGATCAAGTGCTGGGGCGTTGGGTGCGCCTGCAACGCCAGGCGGCTTCGGCTGGTGATACTGGCGCGGTGTTAGATGCTGATGAACGCGCGGAGTTGGAGCGTCTGCGTAAAGAGAACGCCGAATTACGTTTGGACCGTGAGTTTTTGAAAAAAGCCGCGGCCTTCTTCGTCTGCGAACACAACCGGTAGAAGCCTACCGGGTGATCGAGGCGCAGCAGGCCACCTACCCGGTTAAGCGGATGTGCGAACTGCTGGAGGTGTCGCGCTCGGGCTACTACAAGTGGCGTAAATCCCGCGATCGCGGACCGACTCCGGCACAGCAGCGGCGCGCCGAGCTGGACGCCAAGGTCGCCAAGTTCTACGCGTCCTCCGACGGTGTCTACGGCGCCCCGCGCATCCTGGCCGATCTACACGACGACGGTGAGCGGGTCTCGCGCAAGACGGGGGCGGCCTCACTGCGCCGGCAGGGTTTGGCGGGGATCTGTCCGCGCCGGTTCGCGCCGGCCACCACGGTGGTTGACCTGGATGCTGCGGTGCCTAAAGACCTGGTCAAGCGTCGTTTCGACACCGGGATCCTCAACCGAGTGTGGACCAGCGATATCACCTATCTGCGCACGGGTGAGGACTGGCTTTATCGGTGCGCCGTCCGCGACGGCTGCTCACGGCGGGTGATCGGCTGGGCCATCGACGATTACCTGCACACCGATCTGGTTCAGGCCGCGCTGGAGATGGCTGTGGCGATGCGCGGCGAGCTTGCGGAGCAGGTCGTGTTGCACGCGGATCGCGGCTGTCAGTACACCTCAGCACAGCTCGCGCGGTTCGCCCGCGAGCACAACCTGGCTCGTTCAGTGGGCCGCACCGCGGTGTGTTGGGACAATGCTCAGCAGGAATCGTTTTGGGCCACACTGAAAGTCGAGTTCTACGACCGATACCTGTGGCCAACCAAGACGGCCGCCAAGCTCGCCGTGGGCGACTGGATCGAGCGGGTCTATAACCGACGCAGACGTCATTCGGCCCTCGCTATGATGAGGCCGGTCGAGTTCGAAGACCGACTCACTCAGACGGCACAAGCCGCCTGACCCTGTGTCCACCAAACGGGGTCAAGCCCACCCCCAGGAAAGACTAAATCGAGAGGTTCGGCGTCGCACCGACGTCGTCGGCATCTTCCCCGACCGCACCGCCATCATCCGCCTCGTCGGCGCCGTGTTAGCCGAACAGCACGACGAATGGATCGAAGGCCGCCGCTACCTCGGCCTCGACGTCCTGACCCGGGCAAGGGCAGTGCTGACCAACCAGCCCGCCGACCAGCAACCCCCCCCCACCACACCGGCACTGACCGCCTAAACTGGCCACCGAAGAGTCACGCGAAGCGAACTCTTACACCACGCCTCTGGACTTGGCCCGCTCAACCCGTACTCCTGACACCCCGAACAACACTGTCGTAGCGTCAGACATAGCCCTTGGCTCCTTCCCGGCCTGAATGCGTAGCAACACTCAGACTTCAGAAGGCCAAGGGCCTTCAGCCGTTAGACACGCCGACCAAGATCAACGGGCTACCTGCCCGCTTAAGATTGAAGAGCCGATATGATCGACCGGACCACACTCTTGGGGAACCCGTGCCGGTCGCCTAACTTCCTCCCAAGAGGAACCGGAGGCTTTGGCGTTTGTCGACATCCGTGCTTGTCACAGGTGGGGCGGGATTTATCGGGTCAGCTCTGTCGCGTCGTCTCGTCAAAGCCGGCTATGACGTCGCCGTAATGGACGTCTTGCACCCCCAGGTGCACGGCGGACGTCAAGCGATCGACCTGCCGCCGTCCGTGCGATTCTTCACCGGAGATGTCACCCATGCGCCCGACTGGGATGCGGTGCTTCGATTGTTTCAACCTTCCCAGATCGTGCATTTGGCGGCCGAGACCGGAACGGCGCAGTCGCTCACCGAGGCCACGCGCCACGGCCTGGTAAACGTGGTGGGCACCACTCAGCTTCTCGACGCCCTGAGCCGCTCAGCGCTGGTACCGCACCAGATCGTCCTGGCGTCGTCACGGGCTGTCTACGGCGAGGGCGCCTGGCAAGCCGGTGACGAAGTCTTCTATCCGCGGCCGCGCAGCCACGCTCGGCTGTTGGCTGGTATCTGGGATCCGGTGGGCCCCACGGGTGAACCCGCGCTCCCGTTACCGAGCTGCGCAGGCCACACCGAGCCCCGGCCGACCAACATTTACGCCGCGACCAAACTCGCTCAAGAGCATCTGTTGGCTGCTTGGACGGCCGCCCATGACGCCAATCTCAGTGTGCTGCGTCTGCAGAACGTCTACGGGCCGGGCCAGTCGCTGACCAACCCCTACACAGGAATAGTCGCATTGTTCGCGCGGTTAGCGCGCGCACAACGCCCGCCTGAGGTCTACGAGGACGGCCGCATCGTTCGCGACTTCGTCTTTATCGACGATGTCGTCGACGCGGTGTTCGCCGCGCTGGAGAGGCCCGCGACCGAGTCACGCTGCCTAGACATAGGGTCGGGCACAGCGACCACCATCCATCAGCTGGCTCGCACGATCGCCGCCATGTGCGACGCTCCCGAACCGACCGTCGTAGCCAAATTCCGCGACGGTGACGTACGTGCCGCAAGCTGCAGCATCGAGGCAGCGATGAACGAACTGCACTGGCGTCCGAAGTGGGGGCTTGAGGACGGTCTGCATGCACTGCTCGAATGGATCAGCGAGGAGCCCGAATTGCCCTTGGAGCCAAGCGATCACACTCAGGCACCAGGCCGCCCTGAGTAGTCGGTTGCGTGCGGATGCCGTTAGCTGTGCCCTCATGCCGAATTGCACGACCGCAGCGGAAGTCAAGGGGAACTAACAATGGCCTACCTCGACATCTTATCGAAGACCACATCGATCCTGCTCAACACCGACGGCACCGACGATCGCGACCAGCTGGCCGGCGTGGCGGCCGGAGAACTGTTCGAGTGGGCGTGGCTGATCGGCGAGTTCGCCGGTTGGCTCGGAGACGCCGACTAACACACCCGCGCCGACTTCGACCGATTCTTCGGCCGCTACCGCGCCGCGGACACGACCGCCTGGTTCGCCGCGCACATCGCTGAGCGCATCGCCGCGCTGCTCGACGGGGATCGGGGCCAACCATGAGCACAACAACACCGCCGCCACCGTCACTAGGTGGTTGGTGTTTTTCGCGTGGCGGTGACCGGCTGATCGCGGCTGCTCGAGTTGAATGATCGGGTGACGTTGGGACTGACGCCTACTCAGGCGGATCTGCTGCGGTCGACGGCGCATTTCTGTGATGGGCGGGTCCCACCGGACTCGATTTATGGTGTGCTGCATCGGGAGTGCTTCGCCTTGTTCCCGGATGAGCTGTTCGCCGATCTGTTTACCGATGTGGGTCGGCGCAGCGTGCCGCCGATGATCGTGGCGGTGGTGATGGTGCTGCAGCGGATCGAGGGCCTCTCGGATCGGGAGGCGGTGGATCGGTTTGCGTTCGACGCCCGGTGGAAATACGCCGCCGGCGGGCTGGATTTCGACTATCCGGGGTTTGTGGAAACCGTGTTGGTGGACATGCGGGCCCGGCTGGCCCGCTCGGACCGGCCGAATCGGATCTTCGAGGTCACGTTGGAGGCGGCCAAGGCGGCGGGGCTGGTGGGCCGGCGGCGGGTGCTGGACTCGACCCCGCTGTATGACGCGGTGGCCACGATGGACACGGTCACGTTGATCCGTTCGGCCATCCGCGGGCTGTTGAAGGTCGCCGACGCGGAGCTGGAGCCCCAACTGCGGGCGGTGTTGGGCCGCGATGACGACTACATCAGCGCGGGCAAGCCGGTGTGTGACTACGACGATGCGCCGGCACGGGAGGCGTTGGTGGATGGGTTGGCCCGCGACGCGCACGCGCTGCCGGCCTGCCTGCAGGAGCGGAAGCTGGGTGCGGAGACCGAGCAGGCGGCGCGGTTGTTGGCCACCGTGGTCGGTCAGGATCTCGACCGTGACACCGACGGGGTGTTCCGGCTCGCGCGCCGGGTCGCTGCGGATCGGGTGATCTCCACGGTGGACCCGGATGCGCGTCACGGACACAAGACCTCAGCGCGCGGCTTCGACGGCTACAAGGGGCACATCGCGATCGATCCGGACGCCGAGATCGTGACGGCCACCGAGGTGGGTGCGGCCAACGCCGGGGACGCCGAGCCCGCCACCGATCTGCTGGCCGACGACCTGCCCGAGGTCACCGACGCCGACGCAGGTGCGGGTGACGACGGCGACGATGACCCGAATCCAGACGCCGACGGTGCGGCCGCATCCGAGAGCCCTGCCCGCAGCGGGGATGGCCCGGCGGTGTACGGCGATGCGGCCTACGGTGCGGGACCGCTGTTGGCCAGGCTGGAAACCGCGGGCGCGCAGATCTTTACGAAGGTGCAACCACCGACCGCACCAGGTGGTCGGTTCGCCAAGGACCGCTTCGCCATCGATCTGAATGCCGGCACGGTCAGCTGCCCGAACGCGGTGACCGTGCCGATCCGCCCGGCCAAGATCGGCGGCGGCACCGCTGTGTTCGGCGCGGCGTGCGCGGCCTGCCCGCTCGCCGCCCAGTGCACCGGCTCGGCCGCCGGCCGCACCATCCGCATCGGCGCCTACGAGGCGCAACTGTCCCGCGCCCGCACCGCCCAGGCCGATCCCGCCTGGGCCGCCCAATACAAAGCGACCCGACCGAAAGTGGAGCGCAAGATCGCTCACCTGATGCGCCGCCGCCACGGCGGGCGTCGCGCCCGGATGCGCGGCACTACGAAGGTCGCCGCCGACTTCTCCTTGCTGGCCGCCGCGGTCAACCTGGC encodes:
- a CDS encoding DDE-type integrase/transposase/recombinase; the protein is MSLEEHKRRERAQAIGLFRYQLICPALDAGLSTKQRGKLVRQIAAGTHSDPFGNQVRISRETLDRWIRRYRSGGFEALVPAPRRLAARTDAQVLELAASLKRENPTRTATQVARILRTATGWAPSESTLLRHFHRLELMGPATGELPGVFGRFEAADPNELWCGDALHGPRVGDRKTYLFAFIDDHSRLLAGYRFGFAEDTVRLAAALRPALAAHGVPGSVYVDNGSAFCDAWLLRACAKLGVRLVHSQPGRPQGRGKIERFFRTVREQFLVEVTDTSTEDLAAAGVDHATALLELNRLFVAWVETEYHRRTHTETGQSPLDRWEAGWDRLGRTPAMPTADDLTEAFLWSEYRVVTKTATVSLHANTYQVDAALVGRKVELVFSPFDLETVEVRYRDKSFGKALPHSISRHTHPKAKPETPELEPPAATGIDYLALTAAAHHEQLRRDERIGYHALYGQDSEIAGQLSLDDLAPSGDADHDGEVSA
- a CDS encoding ExeA family protein, which produces MPFGRDLAPAMLHRHSGHGEAVARITWCVDQRAIGVITGEVGAGKTVAVRAATANLDPSRHVFIYLANPTIGVRGMLTHIVAALGHTPAYHKSALAPQAAEALATEHAERGRNPVLVVDEAHLLDNHQLEAIRLLTNHEMDSGSPFAVVLIGQPSLRHRLRLGVLAALDQRIAVRYTIAGMNGADTADYIRHHCKIAGRSDTLFSEDAIGLIHNASRGHPRAVNNLALHALTAAFAADHAIVDEKAARIAISETAAD
- a CDS encoding transposase, with translation MATIAATNSTLYRAYLLKEQLCELFRLKGQAGRQLLAGWLSWASHSRIPEFVALARTIRRYRSLILNTLDHGLSNARAEATNNHLRALTKRAYGFHSLDALIAMALLTRGGLCSVLPGRAT
- a CDS encoding phthiocerol/phthiodiolone dimycocerosyl transferase family protein, whose product is MDRVVTPQLRRPLSPQERWYWIADQLSPLNVVARVRLHGQISHDLLEAAAAALAAEYPVLRVAITTDADGTNPSFLPSARPIDIRTVRGDDAEWQRQVDSYELATSLNWHTGPLVRIVHVAGNSGDVHDLVLTGSHIVADGFTVIWLMFRLLEHADRLDRSPGDTQTISRSAVGAPEDRLPARYRGVRGIARIASSVIADGLATAITRPRRLRPETPVPASQRRTRLLCRNLSGSQLDALIGRCHAEGVTVTGALVAAMAMAIGPVVAQKDSGWIGITSPVDTRAAAVPPVPFDEAGAFVSSLTSIVRFGGGRDLWSIAQQVNRSMRRRIRFGQHLAEQNAVRYVCPASLDTSDRAIRLMERLGVTSNVCLTNVGRLDFLPARIGEWSLSGGQGAGSLSIGGYLMAAAGTVHGQLFWNFTYIDDVVSQPTAQKFADDAVATLLDALD
- a CDS encoding IS3 family transposase (programmed frameshift) encodes the protein MLVTGEHAGGAQQQAAGLVIETGRPVAHVAAEIGVGDQVLGRWVRLQRQAASAGDTGAVLDADERAELERLRKENAELRLDREFLKKAAGLLRLRTQPVEAYRVIEAQQATYPVKRMCELLEVSRSGYYKWRKSRDRGPTPAQQRRAELDAKVAKFYASSDGVYGAPRILADLHDDGERVSRKTGAASLRRQGLAGICPRRFAPATTVVDLDAAVPKDLVKRRFDTGILNRVWTSDITYLRTGEDWLYRCAVRDGCSRRVIGWAIDDYLHTDLVQAALEMAVAMRGELAEQVVLHADRGCQYTSAQLARFAREHNLARSVGRTAVCWDNAQQESFWATLKVEFYDRYLWPTKTAAKLAVGDWIERVYNRRRRHSALAMMRPVEFEDRLTQTAQAA
- a CDS encoding NAD-dependent epimerase/dehydratase family protein; the encoded protein is MLVTGGAGFIGSALSRRLVKAGYDVAVMDVLHPQVHGGRQAIDLPPSVRFFTGDVTHAPDWDAVLRLFQPSQIVHLAAETGTAQSLTEATRHGLVNVVGTTQLLDALSRSALVPHQIVLASSRAVYGEGAWQAGDEVFYPRPRSHARLLAGIWDPVGPTGEPALPLPSCAGHTEPRPTNIYAATKLAQEHLLAAWTAAHDANLSVLRLQNVYGPGQSLTNPYTGIVALFARLARAQRPPEVYEDGRIVRDFVFIDDVVDAVFAALERPATESRCLDIGSGTATTIHQLARTIAAMCDAPEPTVVAKFRDGDVRAASCSIEAAMNELHWRPKWGLEDGLHALLEWISEEPELPLEPSDHTQAPGRPE
- a CDS encoding transposase; this encodes MTLGLTPTQADLLRSTAHFCDGRVPPDSIYGVLHRECFALFPDELFADLFTDVGRRSVPPMIVAVVMVLQRIEGLSDREAVDRFAFDARWKYAAGGLDFDYPGFVETVLVDMRARLARSDRPNRIFEVTLEAAKAAGLVGRRRVLDSTPLYDAVATMDTVTLIRSAIRGLLKVADAELEPQLRAVLGRDDDYISAGKPVCDYDDAPAREALVDGLARDAHALPACLQERKLGAETEQAARLLATVVGQDLDRDTDGVFRLARRVAADRVISTVDPDARHGHKTSARGFDGYKGHIAIDPDAEIVTATEVGAANAGDAEPATDLLADDLPEVTDADAGAGDDGDDDPNPDADGAAASESPARSGDGPAVYGDAAYGAGPLLARLETAGAQIFTKVQPPTAPGGRFAKDRFAIDLNAGTVSCPNAVTVPIRPAKIGGGTAVFGAACAACPLAAQCTGSAAGRTIRIGAYEAQLSRARTAQADPAWAAQYKATRPKVERKIAHLMRRRHGGRRARMRGTTKVAADFSLLAAAVNLARLGALGLCRATGQGWQVAPA